A single region of the Micropterus dolomieu isolate WLL.071019.BEF.003 ecotype Adirondacks linkage group LG18, ASM2129224v1, whole genome shotgun sequence genome encodes:
- the kif21b gene encoding kinesin-like protein KIF21B isoform X10, producing MASQGDCSVKVALRIRPQMAKEKIEGCHVCTLVTPGEPQVLLGKDKAFTYDYVFDIDSEQQHIYQACVYKLIEGCLEGYNATVFAYGQTGSGKTYTMGTGFDLSLSQQEQGIIPRAVHQLFEGIQTRRVRAQEAGTQPPEFKVSAQFLELYNEEILDLFDGAREPESRCRKSNIKIHEDASGSIYTTGVTSRLVHSEEELLQCLKLGALSRTTASTQMNAQSSRSHAIFTIHLCQMRVCQQPPMQNGGGENGEVNGVDSSPIAQPEFETLMAKFHFVDLAGSERLKRTGATGERAREGISINCGLLALGNVISALGDQTKKGGHVPYRDSKLTRLLQDSLGGNSRTVMIACVSPSDRDFMETLNTLKYANRARNIKNKVVMNQDKTSQQISALRAEIARLQLELMEYKAGKRVACEDGSEGYSDLYQENAMLQRESDTLRLRVKAMQETIDHLNTRVTHLLANEVSTLLTKSSEGNEEIGVLIQNYIREVEELRTKLLESEAMNESLRRQAARFSSRSPFPTSTLSPAPGHPPGSSPAPLSMEAEMTDVLRRAKMDIERLKKKERRQRRMSPELEKGLKKRVKLHSHENGENGQSGQNGQNGEIDSDDNYAEDIMSPLQEESGCEEDEGEEEDEGREEEDEFDSDESQVDSDSDSDEKAANFQADLADLTCEIEIKQKLIDELENSQRRLLMLKLQYEEKLILLQNKIRDTQLERDRVLQNLMSMENYTEEKASRIKQEYEKRLKEMNRDLLKLQAAQKEHARLLKNQGRYERELKKLQTEVNDMKKAKVTLMKQMKEEQQRRRMVEAKRNREIAQLKKEQRRQEYQIRALESQKRQQELVLRRKTQEVTALRRLAKPMSDRVAGRVARWNQTPPVTDSGAELSASTTASNSEPETGRTVSGLVRQWNSKNNGFGYLGESEGSMDGTRVIGSRKKLQRKPAGLGNIGVAGRASSFSKSARQKWQALERRIMDIVMQRMTISNVEADMDRLIKKREELTGQQEALSHKREVLMADGEGPEAEDRLLQEINEEIEVLNANIDYINDSLSDCQATIVQIEETKDELDSVDTSVVISSCSLAEARHLLDHFLKASIDKSLQVAQKEAQVRLLEGQLRQTDMIGSSHNHMILDALREKAEYIPELQALIHNVQQENGYASTDEEPSEFSQASDSSVSQMKESNSQDDFKIKVEPRLSAQIKAVSAEYLGPILDPSSGSKPQHITKSLASLTDIQEDGLSLGTTSLGFSLAIRDPYHRDRASRTISLPIRGHTFPRQSRGYDTSPITRRKSYDRAYRPTDGYTPPSSPPLRTRNDRNVFSRLTSNQTQGSALDKGVINPIGGVKGGRTAPLQCVSVAEGHSKPVLCVDATDELLFTGSKDRTCKMWNLVTGQEIVTLKGHPNNVVSVKYCPSSCLVFSVSTSYIKVWDIRDSAKCVRTFTSSGQVVSGDACAGTTTRTITFAQGECQINQIALNPSGSVLYAAAGNTVRMWDLNRMQGMGKLTGHIGSVMCLTVGQSLLGKDQVITGSKDHYVKVFDVAEGTMGNVGPAHNFEPPHYDGIECLAVQGDVLFSGSRDNGIKKWDLEQQELTQQIPNAHKDWVCALAYVPGRPMLLSACRGGMLKVWNVDNFTPIGEVRGHESPINAICTNSRQIFTASSDCRVKLWNYVPGLTPCLPRRVLAIKGRATSLP from the exons GATTCGTCCTCAGATGGCCAAGGAGAAGATAGAGGGCTGTCATGTGTGCACGCTGGTCACACCTGGAGAACCACAAGTCCTCCTGGGAAAGGACAAGGCCTTCACCTACGACTACGTGTTTGACATCGACTCAGAGCAGCAGCACATCTACCAGGCCTGTGTGTACAAGCTCATCGAGGGCTGCTTAGAGGGCTACAACGCCACCGTGTTCGCGTATGGCCAG ACGGGTTCGGGGAAGACCTACACCATGGGGACGGGCTTCGACTTGAGCCTGAGCCAGCAGGAGCAGGGCATCATACCGCGGGCTGTTCACCAGCTGTTTGAGGGAATCCAGACCAGGAGGGTGCGCGCCCAAGAGGCTGGCACCCAGCCGCCTGAATTCAAAGTCAGCGCCCAATTCCTAGAG CTGTACAATGAAGAGATCCTGGACTTGTTTGACGGAGCCAGAGAACCAGAGAGTCGGTGCAGGAAGTCCAACATTAAGATCCACGAGGACGCCAGTGGCAGCATCTACACCACTGGAGTCACTTCCAGGCTGGTGCactcagaggaggag ctgctgcagtgtcTGAAGCTTGGCGCTCTGTCCCGCACCACAGCCAGCACCCAGATGAATGCCCAGAGCTCCCGCTCGCACGCCATCTTCACCATCCACCTCTGTCAGATGAGAGTGTGCCAGCAGCCTCCAATG CAAAATGGCGGAGGAGAGAACGGGGAAGTGAATGGCGTGGACTCCAGCCCCATCGCCCAGCCGGAGTTCGAGACGCTGATGGCCAAGTTCCACTTTGTGGACCTGGCCGGCTCTGAGAGGCTGAAACGCACCGGAGCTACAGGAGAGAGAGCCCGCGAGGGAATCTCTATCAACTGTGGACTG CTGGCACTGGGAAATGTGATCAGTGCTTTAGGAGACCAGACTAAGAAGGGAGGCCACGTCCCTTACAGAGACTCCAAACTCACTCGTCTGCTGCAGGACTCACTGGGAGGCAAcag TCGCACAGTGATGATCGCCTGCGTCAGTCCTTCCGACCGGGACTTCATGGAGACACTGAACACTCTGAAGTATGCCAACCGCGCCCGAAACATCAAGAACAAGGTGGTGATGAACCAAGACAAAACCAGCCAGCAGATCAGCGCCCTGCGTGCAGAGATAGCCCGGCTTCAGCTTGAACTGATGGAGTACAAGGCG GGGAAGCGTGTGGCATGTGAGGATGGTTCAGAGGGCTACAGTGACCTGTATCAGGAGAATGCCATGCTGCAGAGAGAAAGCGACACACTGCGCCTCAGGGTAAAGGCCATGCAGGAGACCATTGACCACCTCAACACCCGTGTAACACACCTGCTGGCCAATGAGGTCAGCACTCTGCTGACCAAGTCAA GTGAGGGCAATGAGGAGATCGGGGTTCTAATCCAGAACTACATCCGAGAGGTTGAAGAACTTAG AACCAAGCTCCTTGAGAGCGAGGCCATGAACGAGTCGTTGCGACGGCAGGCGGCCCGATTTTCCTCGCGTTCCCCGTTCCCCACCTCCACTCTCAGCCCCGCCCCTGGCCACCCCCCTGGCTCTTCCCCTGCTCCCCTGTCCATGGAGGCCGAGATGACGGACGTGTTACGCCGGGCCAAGATGGACATTGAGAggctgaagaagaaggagaggaggcagaggaggatgAG CCCGGAGCTGGAGAAAGGTCTGAAGAAACGAGTAAAACTGCACAGTCACGAGAATGGAGAGAACGGGCAGAGCGGCCAAAACGGACAGAACGGAGAGATCGATTCAGATGACAATTATGCTGAG GACATCATGTCTCCGCTGCAGGAGGAGAGCGGCTGTGAGGAAgatgagggggaggaggaggacgagggccgggaggaggaggacgagttTGACAGCGACGAGAGCCAGGTGGACTCAGACTCGGACTCTGATGAGAAAG CAGCCAACTTCCAGGCCGACCTGGCTGATCTGACCTGCGAGATTGAGATCAAACAGAAGCTGATAGACGAGCTGGAGAACAGCCAGCGGAGGCTGCTGATGCTGAAGTTGCAGTACGAGGAGAAGCTCATTCTACTGCAGAACAAGATCCGAGACACTCAGCTGGAGAGAGACCGCGTGCTGCAGAACCTCA TGTCCATGGAGAACTACACGGAGGAGAAGGCCAGCCGGATCAAGCAGGAGTATGAGAAACGTCTTAAGGAGATGAACCGAGACCTGCTGAAGCTACAAGCAGCACAGAAAGAGCATGCGCGTCTCCTCAAGAACCAGGGGAGGTACGAACGGGAGCTGAAGAAACTCCAGACAGAGGTCAACGACATGAAGAAGGCCAAG GTGACACTGATGAAGCAGAtgaaggaggagcagcagaggaggaggatggtggAGGCAAAGAGGAACCGCGAGATCGCCCAGCTCAAGAAGGAGCAGCGGCGACAAGAG TACCAGATTCGAGCGTTGGAGTCTCAGAAGCGGCAGCAGGAGCTGGTGCTGCGCAGGAAGACCCAGGAGGTGACCGCCCTGCGGCGCCTGGCCAAGCCCATGTCAGACCGCGTGGCCGGACGCGTGGCCCGCTGGAACCAGACTCCCCCAGTTACGGACTCTGGAGCCGAGTTGTCAGCCAGCACTACAGCAAGTAACTCTGAGCCTGAGACTGGGAGGACTGTGAGTGGGCTGGTGAGGCAGTGGAACAGCAAAAACAATGGATTTGGATACCTGGGAGAGAGCGAAGGGAGCATGGATGGAACCCGGGTCATTGG CAGTAGGAAGAAGTTGCAGCGTAAGCCAGCGGGCCTGGGCAACATTGGAGTGGCGGGCAGAGCCAGCAGTTTCTCCAAGTCTGCCCGTCAGAAGTGGCAAGCCCTGGAGCGTCGCATTATGGACATTGTCATGCAGAGAATGACCATCTCTAATGTGGAAGCTGACATGGATCGCCTTATCAAG AAGCGAGAGGAGCTGACGGGCCAGCAGGAAGCGCTCTCGCATAAGAGGGAGGTTCTAATGGCGGACGGGGAGGGACCAGAAGCAGAGGACCGCCTCCTTCAGGAAATTAATGAGGAGATAGAGGTGCTGAATGCCAATATAGACTATATCAATGACAGCCTTTCTGACTGCCAGGCCACCATTGTACAGATAGAAGAGACCAAg GATGAGCTGGACTCAGTGGACACCTCGGTTGTGATCAGCTCCTGCTCTCTGGCTGAAGCACGCCACCTGCTGGACCACTTCCTGAAGGCTTCCATAGACAAA aGTTTACAGGTTGCTCAGAAGGAGGCTCAGGTCAGACTGCTGGAGGGCCAGCTGAGACAGACGGATATGATTGGCTCATCCCACAATCACATGATCCTCGATGCCCTGCGAGAAAAGGCAGAATATATCCCTGAGCTGCAGGCTCTTATCCACAATGTACAGCAGG AAAATGGTTACGCCAGTACAGACGAGGAGCCCTCTGAGTTCAGCCAAGCCTCcgacagcag tGTATCTCAAATGAAAGAGTCCAACAGCCAAGATGATTTCAAGATAAAG GTGGAGCCTCGTCTGTCAGCTCAGATAAAGGCGGTGTCGGCGGAGTATCTGGGTCCCATCCTGGACCCCTCATCAGGCAGCAAACCGCAGCACATCACAAAGTCTTTGGCCTCGCTGACGGACATCCAGGAGGACGGCCTGAGCCTGGGGACAACGAGTCTGGGGTTTAGCCTGGCCATACGAGACCCTTACCACAGGGACCGGGCGTCCCGCACCATCAGCCTACCTATCAGGGGACACACCTT tcccAGGCAGTCTCGGGGTTATGACACTTCCCCCATAACAAGGAGGAAATCTTACGACCGTGCGTACAG GCCCACTGATGGCTAtactcccccctcctcccctcctctgaGGACCAGGAACGACCGCAACGTGTTCTCAAGGCTCACCAGCAACCAAACCCAAGGGTCTGCTCTGGACAA GGGTGTAATCAATCCCATTGGGGGTGTGAAGGGGGGTCGGACGGCGCCTCTGCAGTGTGTTTCTGTAGCCGAGGGCCACTCAAAGCCAGTCCTGTGTGTGGATGCTACAGATGAGCTGCTGTTCACTGGATCTAAAG ATCGTACCTGTAAGATGTGGAACCTGGTAACAGGTCAGGAGATAGTCACCCTCAAAGGCCACCCAAACAATGTGGTATCAGTCAAATATTGCCCTTCCTCCTGTCTGGtcttctctgtctccacctcctACATCAAGGTGTGGGACATCCGTGACTCTGCCAAGTGTGTCCGCACGTTTAC TTCATCGGGGCAGGTGGTTTCAGGTGATGCGTGTGCGGGCACCACCACCCGCACAATAACCTTTGCACAGGGCGAGTGTCAGATCAACCAGATCGCCCTCAACCCGTCAGGTTCTGTGCTctatgctgctgctggaaacactgTTCGCATGTGGGACCTCAACAG gatgcAAGGGATGGGGAAGCTGACAGGCCACATCGGCTCCGTCATGTGTCTGACAGTGGGACAGTCTCTTCTGGGAAAAGATCAAGTAATCACTGGCTCCAAAGACCATTATGTCAAG GTGTTTGACGTGGCAGAGGGAACTATGGGTAATGTAGGTCCAGCTCATAACTTTGAGCCGCCCCATTATGACGGCATTGAGTGTTTGGCTGTCCAGGGAGATGTGCTGTTCAGCGGGTCGAGAGACAACGGCATCAAGAAATGGGATCTGGAGCAGCAGGAGCTcactcag
- the kif21b gene encoding kinesin-like protein KIF21B isoform X12: MASQGDCSVKVALRIRPQMAKEKIEGCHVCTLVTPGEPQVLLGKDKAFTYDYVFDIDSEQQHIYQACVYKLIEGCLEGYNATVFAYGQTGSGKTYTMGTGFDLSLSQQEQGIIPRAVHQLFEGIQTRRVRAQEAGTQPPEFKVSAQFLELYNEEILDLFDGAREPESRCRKSNIKIHEDASGSIYTTGVTSRLVHSEEELLQCLKLGALSRTTASTQMNAQSSRSHAIFTIHLCQMRVCQQPPMQNGGGENGEVNGVDSSPIAQPEFETLMAKFHFVDLAGSERLKRTGATGERAREGISINCGLLALGNVISALGDQTKKGGHVPYRDSKLTRLLQDSLGGNSRTVMIACVSPSDRDFMETLNTLKYANRARNIKNKVVMNQDKTSQQISALRAEIARLQLELMEYKAGKRVACEDGSEGYSDLYQENAMLQRESDTLRLRVKAMQETIDHLNTRVTHLLANEVSTLLTKSSEGNEEIGVLIQNYIREVEELRTKLLESEAMNESLRRQAARFSSRSPFPTSTLSPAPGHPPGSSPAPLSMEAEMTDVLRRAKMDIERLKKKERRQRRMSPELEKGLKKRVKLHSHENGENGQSGQNGQNGEIDSDDNYAEDIMSPLQEESGCEEDEGEEEDEGREEEDEFDSDESQVDSDSDSDEKAANFQADLADLTCEIEIKQKLIDELENSQRRLLMLKLQYEEKLILLQNKIRDTQLERDRVLQNLMSMENYTEEKASRIKQEYEKRLKEMNRDLLKLQAAQKEHARLLKNQGRYERELKKLQTEVNDMKKAKVTLMKQMKEEQQRRRMVEAKRNREIAQLKKEQRRQEYQIRALESQKRQQELVLRRKTQEVTALRRLAKPMSDRVAGRVARWNQTPPVTDSGAELSASTTASNSEPETGRTVSGLVRQWNSKNNGFGYLGESEGSMDGTRVIGSRKKLQRKPAGLGNIGVAGRASSFSKSARQKWQALERRIMDIVMQRMTISNVEADMDRLIKKREELTGQQEALSHKREVLMADGEGPEAEDRLLQEINEEIEVLNANIDYINDSLSDCQATIVQIEETKDELDSVDTSVVISSCSLAEARHLLDHFLKASIDKSLQVAQKEAQVRLLEGQLRQTDMIGSSHNHMILDALREKAEYIPELQALIHNVQQENGYASTDEEPSEFSQASDSSVSQMKESNSQDDFKIKVEPRLSAQIKAVSAEYLGPILDPSSGSKPQHITKSLASLTDIQEDGLSLGTTSLGFSLAIRDPYHRDRASRTISLPIRGHTFPRQSRGYDTSPITRRKSYDRAYRPTDGYTPPSSPPLRTRNDRNVFSRLTSNQTQGSALDKGVINPIGGVKGGRTAPLQCVSVAEGHSKPVLCVDATDELLFTGSKDRTCKMWNLVTGQEIVTLKGHPNNVVSVKYCPSSCLVFSVSTSYIKVWDIRDSAKCVRTFTSSGQVVSGDACAGTTTRTITFAQGECQINQIALNPSGSVLYAAAGNTVRMWDLNRMQGMGKLTGHIGSVMCLTVGQSLLGKDQVITGSKDHYVKVFDVAEGTMGNVGPAHNFEPPHYDGIECLAVQGDVLFSGSRDNGIKKWDLEQQELTQQIPNAHKDWVCALAYVPGRPMLLSACRGGMLKVWNVDNFTPIGEVRGHESPINAICTNSRQIFTASSDKTVKIWSSKVWRKR; this comes from the exons GATTCGTCCTCAGATGGCCAAGGAGAAGATAGAGGGCTGTCATGTGTGCACGCTGGTCACACCTGGAGAACCACAAGTCCTCCTGGGAAAGGACAAGGCCTTCACCTACGACTACGTGTTTGACATCGACTCAGAGCAGCAGCACATCTACCAGGCCTGTGTGTACAAGCTCATCGAGGGCTGCTTAGAGGGCTACAACGCCACCGTGTTCGCGTATGGCCAG ACGGGTTCGGGGAAGACCTACACCATGGGGACGGGCTTCGACTTGAGCCTGAGCCAGCAGGAGCAGGGCATCATACCGCGGGCTGTTCACCAGCTGTTTGAGGGAATCCAGACCAGGAGGGTGCGCGCCCAAGAGGCTGGCACCCAGCCGCCTGAATTCAAAGTCAGCGCCCAATTCCTAGAG CTGTACAATGAAGAGATCCTGGACTTGTTTGACGGAGCCAGAGAACCAGAGAGTCGGTGCAGGAAGTCCAACATTAAGATCCACGAGGACGCCAGTGGCAGCATCTACACCACTGGAGTCACTTCCAGGCTGGTGCactcagaggaggag ctgctgcagtgtcTGAAGCTTGGCGCTCTGTCCCGCACCACAGCCAGCACCCAGATGAATGCCCAGAGCTCCCGCTCGCACGCCATCTTCACCATCCACCTCTGTCAGATGAGAGTGTGCCAGCAGCCTCCAATG CAAAATGGCGGAGGAGAGAACGGGGAAGTGAATGGCGTGGACTCCAGCCCCATCGCCCAGCCGGAGTTCGAGACGCTGATGGCCAAGTTCCACTTTGTGGACCTGGCCGGCTCTGAGAGGCTGAAACGCACCGGAGCTACAGGAGAGAGAGCCCGCGAGGGAATCTCTATCAACTGTGGACTG CTGGCACTGGGAAATGTGATCAGTGCTTTAGGAGACCAGACTAAGAAGGGAGGCCACGTCCCTTACAGAGACTCCAAACTCACTCGTCTGCTGCAGGACTCACTGGGAGGCAAcag TCGCACAGTGATGATCGCCTGCGTCAGTCCTTCCGACCGGGACTTCATGGAGACACTGAACACTCTGAAGTATGCCAACCGCGCCCGAAACATCAAGAACAAGGTGGTGATGAACCAAGACAAAACCAGCCAGCAGATCAGCGCCCTGCGTGCAGAGATAGCCCGGCTTCAGCTTGAACTGATGGAGTACAAGGCG GGGAAGCGTGTGGCATGTGAGGATGGTTCAGAGGGCTACAGTGACCTGTATCAGGAGAATGCCATGCTGCAGAGAGAAAGCGACACACTGCGCCTCAGGGTAAAGGCCATGCAGGAGACCATTGACCACCTCAACACCCGTGTAACACACCTGCTGGCCAATGAGGTCAGCACTCTGCTGACCAAGTCAA GTGAGGGCAATGAGGAGATCGGGGTTCTAATCCAGAACTACATCCGAGAGGTTGAAGAACTTAG AACCAAGCTCCTTGAGAGCGAGGCCATGAACGAGTCGTTGCGACGGCAGGCGGCCCGATTTTCCTCGCGTTCCCCGTTCCCCACCTCCACTCTCAGCCCCGCCCCTGGCCACCCCCCTGGCTCTTCCCCTGCTCCCCTGTCCATGGAGGCCGAGATGACGGACGTGTTACGCCGGGCCAAGATGGACATTGAGAggctgaagaagaaggagaggaggcagaggaggatgAG CCCGGAGCTGGAGAAAGGTCTGAAGAAACGAGTAAAACTGCACAGTCACGAGAATGGAGAGAACGGGCAGAGCGGCCAAAACGGACAGAACGGAGAGATCGATTCAGATGACAATTATGCTGAG GACATCATGTCTCCGCTGCAGGAGGAGAGCGGCTGTGAGGAAgatgagggggaggaggaggacgagggccgggaggaggaggacgagttTGACAGCGACGAGAGCCAGGTGGACTCAGACTCGGACTCTGATGAGAAAG CAGCCAACTTCCAGGCCGACCTGGCTGATCTGACCTGCGAGATTGAGATCAAACAGAAGCTGATAGACGAGCTGGAGAACAGCCAGCGGAGGCTGCTGATGCTGAAGTTGCAGTACGAGGAGAAGCTCATTCTACTGCAGAACAAGATCCGAGACACTCAGCTGGAGAGAGACCGCGTGCTGCAGAACCTCA TGTCCATGGAGAACTACACGGAGGAGAAGGCCAGCCGGATCAAGCAGGAGTATGAGAAACGTCTTAAGGAGATGAACCGAGACCTGCTGAAGCTACAAGCAGCACAGAAAGAGCATGCGCGTCTCCTCAAGAACCAGGGGAGGTACGAACGGGAGCTGAAGAAACTCCAGACAGAGGTCAACGACATGAAGAAGGCCAAG GTGACACTGATGAAGCAGAtgaaggaggagcagcagaggaggaggatggtggAGGCAAAGAGGAACCGCGAGATCGCCCAGCTCAAGAAGGAGCAGCGGCGACAAGAG TACCAGATTCGAGCGTTGGAGTCTCAGAAGCGGCAGCAGGAGCTGGTGCTGCGCAGGAAGACCCAGGAGGTGACCGCCCTGCGGCGCCTGGCCAAGCCCATGTCAGACCGCGTGGCCGGACGCGTGGCCCGCTGGAACCAGACTCCCCCAGTTACGGACTCTGGAGCCGAGTTGTCAGCCAGCACTACAGCAAGTAACTCTGAGCCTGAGACTGGGAGGACTGTGAGTGGGCTGGTGAGGCAGTGGAACAGCAAAAACAATGGATTTGGATACCTGGGAGAGAGCGAAGGGAGCATGGATGGAACCCGGGTCATTGG CAGTAGGAAGAAGTTGCAGCGTAAGCCAGCGGGCCTGGGCAACATTGGAGTGGCGGGCAGAGCCAGCAGTTTCTCCAAGTCTGCCCGTCAGAAGTGGCAAGCCCTGGAGCGTCGCATTATGGACATTGTCATGCAGAGAATGACCATCTCTAATGTGGAAGCTGACATGGATCGCCTTATCAAG AAGCGAGAGGAGCTGACGGGCCAGCAGGAAGCGCTCTCGCATAAGAGGGAGGTTCTAATGGCGGACGGGGAGGGACCAGAAGCAGAGGACCGCCTCCTTCAGGAAATTAATGAGGAGATAGAGGTGCTGAATGCCAATATAGACTATATCAATGACAGCCTTTCTGACTGCCAGGCCACCATTGTACAGATAGAAGAGACCAAg GATGAGCTGGACTCAGTGGACACCTCGGTTGTGATCAGCTCCTGCTCTCTGGCTGAAGCACGCCACCTGCTGGACCACTTCCTGAAGGCTTCCATAGACAAA aGTTTACAGGTTGCTCAGAAGGAGGCTCAGGTCAGACTGCTGGAGGGCCAGCTGAGACAGACGGATATGATTGGCTCATCCCACAATCACATGATCCTCGATGCCCTGCGAGAAAAGGCAGAATATATCCCTGAGCTGCAGGCTCTTATCCACAATGTACAGCAGG AAAATGGTTACGCCAGTACAGACGAGGAGCCCTCTGAGTTCAGCCAAGCCTCcgacagcag tGTATCTCAAATGAAAGAGTCCAACAGCCAAGATGATTTCAAGATAAAG GTGGAGCCTCGTCTGTCAGCTCAGATAAAGGCGGTGTCGGCGGAGTATCTGGGTCCCATCCTGGACCCCTCATCAGGCAGCAAACCGCAGCACATCACAAAGTCTTTGGCCTCGCTGACGGACATCCAGGAGGACGGCCTGAGCCTGGGGACAACGAGTCTGGGGTTTAGCCTGGCCATACGAGACCCTTACCACAGGGACCGGGCGTCCCGCACCATCAGCCTACCTATCAGGGGACACACCTT tcccAGGCAGTCTCGGGGTTATGACACTTCCCCCATAACAAGGAGGAAATCTTACGACCGTGCGTACAG GCCCACTGATGGCTAtactcccccctcctcccctcctctgaGGACCAGGAACGACCGCAACGTGTTCTCAAGGCTCACCAGCAACCAAACCCAAGGGTCTGCTCTGGACAA GGGTGTAATCAATCCCATTGGGGGTGTGAAGGGGGGTCGGACGGCGCCTCTGCAGTGTGTTTCTGTAGCCGAGGGCCACTCAAAGCCAGTCCTGTGTGTGGATGCTACAGATGAGCTGCTGTTCACTGGATCTAAAG ATCGTACCTGTAAGATGTGGAACCTGGTAACAGGTCAGGAGATAGTCACCCTCAAAGGCCACCCAAACAATGTGGTATCAGTCAAATATTGCCCTTCCTCCTGTCTGGtcttctctgtctccacctcctACATCAAGGTGTGGGACATCCGTGACTCTGCCAAGTGTGTCCGCACGTTTAC TTCATCGGGGCAGGTGGTTTCAGGTGATGCGTGTGCGGGCACCACCACCCGCACAATAACCTTTGCACAGGGCGAGTGTCAGATCAACCAGATCGCCCTCAACCCGTCAGGTTCTGTGCTctatgctgctgctggaaacactgTTCGCATGTGGGACCTCAACAG gatgcAAGGGATGGGGAAGCTGACAGGCCACATCGGCTCCGTCATGTGTCTGACAGTGGGACAGTCTCTTCTGGGAAAAGATCAAGTAATCACTGGCTCCAAAGACCATTATGTCAAG GTGTTTGACGTGGCAGAGGGAACTATGGGTAATGTAGGTCCAGCTCATAACTTTGAGCCGCCCCATTATGACGGCATTGAGTGTTTGGCTGTCCAGGGAGATGTGCTGTTCAGCGGGTCGAGAGACAACGGCATCAAGAAATGGGATCTGGAGCAGCAGGAGCTcactcag